From Amycolatopsis cihanbeyliensis, a single genomic window includes:
- the hpaD gene encoding 3,4-dihydroxyphenylacetate 2,3-dioxygenase, whose protein sequence is MPTPPDLIRSAYAELIVTDLAAARWFYVDVLGLVITAERPGVLYLRAFEEYLHHSLVLREGAEPALRKLAYRVRRPGELEVARRYYAELGVPVRAVPAGDTLGIGEAVRLSDPLGFPVELFYAAEHTPRFTQRYDLHPGNALARLDHFNVVVPDVRAGHEYYTGLGFGVSETIEDTEDNLYAAWLYRKQTVHDIALTAGEGPRLHHIAFATRERAQILHTCDLLGALGREAMIERGPGRHGVSNAFYLYLRDPDGHRIEIYTSDYYTGDPDNPTVRWDVRDNRRRSFWGHEVVPSWYAEASTVLDLDGGPVPTRQPAVREATVTVGADGFGTADGANGFKLGNQA, encoded by the coding sequence ATGCCCACTCCCCCCGACCTGATCCGATCGGCCTACGCCGAGTTGATCGTCACCGACCTGGCGGCCGCCCGCTGGTTCTATGTGGACGTTCTCGGGCTGGTGATCACCGCCGAGCGGCCCGGCGTGCTGTACCTGCGGGCCTTCGAGGAGTACCTGCACCACAGCCTGGTGTTGCGGGAGGGCGCGGAACCAGCGCTGCGCAAGCTCGCCTACCGCGTCCGCAGGCCGGGTGAGCTGGAGGTGGCCCGACGCTACTACGCCGAACTGGGCGTTCCGGTGCGTGCGGTCCCCGCCGGGGACACCCTGGGGATCGGCGAGGCGGTGCGGCTGAGCGATCCGCTCGGATTCCCCGTGGAGTTGTTCTACGCGGCCGAGCACACGCCCCGGTTCACCCAGCGCTACGACCTTCATCCCGGGAACGCGCTGGCCAGGCTGGACCACTTCAACGTGGTGGTACCGGATGTGCGAGCGGGTCACGAGTACTACACCGGGCTCGGCTTCGGGGTCTCGGAGACGATCGAGGACACCGAGGACAACCTGTACGCGGCCTGGCTGTACCGCAAGCAGACGGTGCACGACATCGCGCTGACCGCGGGTGAGGGGCCGCGGCTGCACCACATCGCGTTCGCCACCAGGGAGCGCGCGCAGATCCTGCACACCTGCGACCTGCTCGGCGCGCTGGGCAGGGAGGCGATGATCGAGCGCGGCCCCGGGCGGCACGGGGTCTCCAACGCCTTCTACCTGTACCTGCGCGACCCGGACGGGCACCGGATCGAGATCTACACCAGCGACTACTACACCGGTGACCCGGACAACCCGACCGTGCGCTGGGACGTGCGGGACAACCGGCGCCGCTCGTTCTGGGGGCACGAGGTGGTGCCGTCCTGGTACGCCGAGGCGTCCACGGTGCTCGATCTCGACGGCGGCCCGGTGCCGACGCGGCAGCCGGCGGTGCGCGAGGCCACGGTCACCGTCGGCGCCGACGGTTTCGGCACCGCCGACGGTGCGAACGGGTTCAAGCTCGGTAACCAGGCCTGA
- the hpaE gene encoding 5-carboxymethyl-2-hydroxymuconate semialdehyde dehydrogenase — MSSPRNLPKRLPHLIGGELTESVSGAEFEVLEPASNTVYTTAAAGRSEDVDKAVRAARAAFTEGPWPGMAARDRARILYRIGEAVEAREERLAELESFDSGLPITQARGQARRAAENFRFFGDLIVGLHEEAYSVPGTQLNYVLRKPAGVAGLITPWNTPFMLESWKLAPALAAGCTVVLKPAEFTPLSASLWSDIFAEAGLPDGVFNLVNGIGEEAGQALVDHPDVPLISFTGETTTGKTIMRRAAEHLKGLSMELGGKSPVVVFADADLDAALDSAVFGVFSLNGERCTAGSRVLVQRERYAEFAARFAERASRVVVGPPHDPATEVGALVHPEHYERVLGYVELGKREATLLAGGARPEHLATGNYLTPTVFGDVGPDARIFNEEIFGPVVGLTPFDTEEEAIRLANDVSYGLAGYVWTSDLRRGHRVAGAIEAGMVWLNSHNIRDLRTPFGGVKSSGVGHEGGWRSIDFYAPEHVVHVSLGEVHTPRFGAR, encoded by the coding sequence ATGAGTAGCCCGCGAAACCTTCCGAAGCGGCTGCCGCACCTGATCGGCGGCGAGCTGACCGAGAGCGTGTCCGGCGCCGAGTTCGAGGTGCTGGAACCGGCTTCGAACACCGTCTACACCACCGCGGCGGCCGGGCGGTCCGAGGATGTCGACAAGGCGGTCCGGGCCGCCCGCGCGGCCTTCACCGAGGGGCCATGGCCCGGGATGGCCGCGCGGGACCGCGCGCGGATCCTGTACCGCATCGGCGAGGCCGTCGAGGCTCGCGAGGAACGGCTGGCGGAACTGGAGTCCTTCGACAGCGGGCTGCCGATCACCCAGGCGCGCGGACAGGCCCGCCGCGCGGCGGAGAACTTCCGGTTCTTCGGCGACCTGATCGTCGGCCTGCACGAGGAGGCCTACTCGGTACCGGGCACGCAGCTCAACTACGTGCTGCGCAAGCCGGCCGGGGTGGCCGGGCTGATCACGCCGTGGAACACCCCGTTCATGCTGGAGAGCTGGAAGCTGGCGCCCGCGCTGGCCGCCGGCTGCACCGTGGTACTCAAACCCGCCGAGTTCACCCCGCTCTCGGCGAGCCTGTGGTCGGACATCTTCGCCGAGGCCGGCCTGCCGGACGGGGTGTTCAACCTGGTCAACGGGATCGGCGAGGAGGCGGGGCAGGCGCTGGTCGACCACCCGGACGTGCCGCTGATCTCGTTCACCGGGGAGACGACCACCGGCAAGACGATCATGCGCAGGGCCGCCGAGCACCTCAAGGGTCTTTCCATGGAGCTGGGCGGGAAGTCGCCGGTGGTGGTGTTCGCGGACGCGGACCTGGACGCCGCGCTGGACTCCGCGGTGTTCGGCGTGTTCTCGCTGAACGGGGAACGCTGCACCGCGGGTTCCAGGGTGCTGGTCCAGCGGGAACGGTACGCGGAGTTCGCGGCCCGGTTCGCCGAACGCGCGAGCCGGGTCGTCGTCGGCCCACCGCATGATCCGGCCACCGAGGTGGGTGCGCTGGTGCATCCCGAGCACTACGAACGGGTCCTCGGCTATGTGGAACTCGGCAAGCGGGAAGCCACCCTGCTGGCCGGTGGCGCACGGCCGGAGCACCTCGCGACCGGGAACTACCTCACGCCGACCGTGTTCGGCGATGTCGGGCCGGACGCCCGGATCTTCAACGAGGAGATCTTCGGGCCAGTGGTCGGGCTGACCCCGTTCGACACCGAGGAGGAGGCGATCCGGCTGGCCAACGACGTCAGCTACGGCCTGGCCGGGTACGTGTGGACCAGCGACCTGCGCAGGGGACATCGCGTCGCCGGGGCGATCGAGGCGGGCATGGTCTGGCTGAACTCGCACAACATCCGCGACCTGCGTACCCCGTTCGGCGGGGTGAAGAGCAGCGGCGTCGGCCACGAGGGCGGTTGGCGCAGCATCGACTTCTACGCGCCGGAACACGTGGTGCACGTGTCCCTCGGCGAGGTGCACACCCCGCGTTTCGGTGCCCGGTGA